From one Brevibacterium sp. 'Marine' genomic stretch:
- a CDS encoding glycerophosphodiester phosphodiesterase family protein, with the protein MSFLQFLHERGIVERPGAGRRPLVIAHRGYSAVVPENSLAAVDAARALGVDFIEVDTSTSADGVPVILHDADLDRTTNRKGPVAGLTAEELSFVDAGSWMGPGFHGVRIPTLAAVMRDIQHRGGELLLELKGEWSSGAVARIAELVVETGIADRMIVQSFNIETLETCRDMLPMVARFLLRMVPKPEDIEIARELGAVAINPSYKGFTMRRSVVTEIMDNDLGVFVWTADEMNEWRELLTAEVDGIITNHPGRLQGFLAGRFDPVQ; encoded by the coding sequence ATGAGTTTTCTGCAGTTCCTCCACGAGCGAGGCATCGTTGAACGTCCCGGCGCGGGGCGCCGGCCGCTGGTGATCGCGCATCGAGGGTATTCGGCGGTCGTGCCCGAGAACAGTTTGGCCGCGGTCGATGCCGCGCGAGCCCTCGGCGTCGACTTCATCGAGGTCGATACTTCGACGAGCGCCGACGGGGTTCCCGTGATCCTGCACGATGCGGATCTGGACCGGACCACCAACCGCAAGGGCCCCGTGGCCGGCCTGACCGCCGAGGAGCTGTCGTTCGTCGACGCGGGATCATGGATGGGCCCCGGATTCCACGGAGTGCGGATCCCCACCTTGGCCGCCGTGATGCGCGACATCCAGCACCGAGGCGGCGAACTCCTGCTCGAACTCAAGGGGGAGTGGTCCTCCGGTGCGGTGGCGCGGATCGCCGAACTCGTCGTCGAGACCGGCATCGCCGACCGCATGATCGTCCAATCGTTCAATATCGAAACGCTTGAGACCTGTCGGGATATGCTGCCGATGGTGGCTCGCTTCCTGCTGCGCATGGTTCCCAAGCCCGAGGACATCGAGATCGCTCGGGAACTCGGAGCGGTGGCGATCAATCCTTCGTACAAGGGATTCACGATGCGCAGATCGGTGGTCACCGAGATCATGGACAACGACCTCGGCGTCTTCGTCTGGACCGCTGACGAGATGAACGAGTGGCGGGAGCTCCTCACCGCCGAGGTCGACGGGATCATCACCAATCATCCCGGTCGTCTGCAGGGCTTCCTGGCGGGGCGCTTCGACCCGGTGCAGTAG
- a CDS encoding intradiol ring-cleavage dioxygenase produces the protein MARVPEPDQTPNGPAYEGRLLDRPEEEVVDQGASFDIRTLFSRRGVLGLVGAGVGTMALAACTSEASGSTSSASSGSGSVTEIPDETAGPYPADGTNGPDILEDSGIVRSDIRSNIDGSDTVDGVPLTFSLTVTDMAGDNAPFEGAAVYAWHCDAQGRYSMYSEGVEDATWLRGVQVADENGEVTFTSIFPACYSGRWPHIHFEVYPDVDSITDAENAIATSQMALPEDACNAVYELDAYDGSVKNLSAVSLDDDNVFGDDGGEHQIATISGDTDSGYTATLDVPVDTDTEPTGGGAPGGGGQGGTPPEGAPENP, from the coding sequence ATGGCTCGCGTACCCGAACCGGACCAGACCCCCAACGGACCCGCCTACGAAGGACGGCTCCTCGACCGACCTGAGGAGGAGGTCGTCGACCAGGGCGCCTCGTTCGACATCCGCACTCTCTTCAGCCGACGTGGAGTCCTCGGGCTCGTCGGCGCCGGGGTCGGCACAATGGCCTTGGCCGCCTGCACCTCCGAGGCCTCCGGCTCGACGAGCTCGGCCTCGAGCGGCAGCGGATCGGTCACCGAGATCCCCGACGAGACGGCCGGCCCGTACCCGGCGGACGGAACGAACGGTCCGGACATCCTCGAAGACTCGGGAATCGTGCGCTCGGACATCCGTTCGAACATCGACGGGTCCGACACCGTCGACGGGGTGCCTCTGACCTTCTCCCTCACAGTCACCGATATGGCCGGTGACAATGCCCCGTTCGAGGGTGCCGCCGTCTACGCGTGGCACTGTGATGCTCAGGGTCGCTACTCGATGTATTCCGAGGGTGTCGAGGACGCCACCTGGCTGCGCGGCGTCCAGGTCGCCGATGAGAACGGCGAGGTCACCTTCACCTCGATCTTCCCTGCCTGCTATTCCGGCAGGTGGCCGCACATCCACTTCGAGGTCTACCCGGACGTCGACTCCATCACCGATGCCGAGAATGCCATCGCCACTTCGCAGATGGCCCTGCCCGAAGACGCCTGCAATGCCGTCTACGAACTCGACGCCTATGACGGATCGGTGAAGAACCTCTCGGCTGTCAGCCTCGACGACGACAACGTCTTCGGCGACGACGGAGGCGAGCACCAGATCGCCACGATCAGCGGTGACACCGACTCCGGCTACACCGCCACACTCGACGTCCCCGTCGACACCGACACCGAACCGACCGGCGGCGGTGCCCCGGGAGGCGGAGGCCAGGGAGGAACCCCTCCCGAAGGCGCCCCCGAAAATCCCTGA
- the tatC gene encoding twin-arginine translocase subunit TatC has translation MSTAAAAKMPLSAHLREARTRAVRAAVALLVGTVVGYFTSDFVMDVLRAPITDLAASRSASLNYDSVTGAFDLQLRIAVYSGIILSSPVWLGEIFGFLTPGLTAKEKKYTFGFLGAALPLFVVGCLTGLYVFPRMVEVLTSFASSEDSTILQASYYFDFVFKIVIATGIAFVLPVFLVVLNFIGLLPARSIAKAWRVSIVGIVVFAALVTPAADVLSMFFVAAPMVLLFLAALAIAWLHDRTRGYRSNLEAPTADELETGRAQTAPTERSRTCSA, from the coding sequence ATGAGCACCGCCGCCGCGGCGAAGATGCCGTTGTCCGCGCACCTGCGGGAGGCGCGGACACGGGCGGTGCGCGCGGCGGTGGCACTGCTCGTCGGCACGGTCGTCGGCTATTTCACGTCGGACTTCGTCATGGACGTCCTCCGCGCTCCGATCACCGACCTCGCCGCATCTCGCAGCGCTTCGCTCAACTACGACAGCGTCACCGGGGCCTTCGACCTGCAGCTGCGCATCGCCGTGTACTCCGGAATCATCCTCTCCAGCCCGGTGTGGCTGGGGGAGATCTTCGGATTCCTCACCCCGGGGCTGACCGCGAAGGAGAAGAAGTACACGTTCGGCTTCCTCGGCGCCGCACTTCCTCTCTTCGTCGTCGGCTGCCTCACCGGCCTCTACGTCTTCCCGCGGATGGTCGAGGTGCTCACCTCATTCGCCTCGAGCGAGGACAGCACCATCCTTCAGGCGTCCTACTACTTCGACTTCGTCTTCAAGATCGTCATCGCCACCGGCATCGCCTTCGTCCTTCCGGTCTTCCTCGTCGTCCTCAACTTCATCGGACTGCTCCCTGCCCGTTCGATCGCGAAGGCCTGGCGGGTCAGCATCGTCGGAATCGTCGTCTTCGCCGCCCTGGTCACCCCCGCCGCCGATGTGCTGTCCATGTTCTTCGTCGCCGCCCCGATGGTCCTGCTCTTCCTCGCAGCGCTCGCCATCGCATGGCTCCACGACCGGACCCGCGGGTACCGCTCGAACCTCGAGGCACCGACTGCAGATGAGCTGGAGACCGGACGAGCGCAGACCGCGCCCACGGAAAGGAGCCGGACATGTTCGGCCTGA
- a CDS encoding squalene cyclase, with protein sequence MISTELSDWLLDSDPALRWQVERDLLGADDAIWQSTRARVEREGFGAELLSQQDPDGQWAGGAFFPSDFAFDDEGSQPWTATTWALKDLREWGMAASALEGTAEKLESVRWEYENLPYWDGEVDVCINSWTLSNGLWLGADVDGLVDWFIDHQLEDGGWNCEWVEGSTVASYHSTLNALVALLDYQRTTGDTGRVAEARARGEEYLLSRDLFRRRSTGEPFDGRALALFHPRRWFYGILPALDYFREATSIDGAEADPRMTEAVESIRSRRSDDGRWDQEHRLAGEVWFHVDAPVGEPSRWVTLQAQRVLDWWDGTQPV encoded by the coding sequence ATGATCAGCACAGAACTGTCCGACTGGCTGCTCGACTCGGACCCGGCCCTGCGCTGGCAGGTCGAACGCGACCTGCTCGGTGCCGATGACGCGATCTGGCAGTCGACCCGCGCACGAGTGGAACGCGAAGGCTTCGGCGCCGAGCTGCTGTCCCAGCAGGATCCGGACGGGCAATGGGCCGGCGGGGCCTTCTTCCCCTCCGACTTCGCCTTCGATGATGAGGGATCACAGCCATGGACGGCGACCACGTGGGCACTGAAGGATCTGCGCGAGTGGGGGATGGCCGCCTCGGCGCTGGAGGGCACGGCCGAGAAGCTCGAATCCGTACGCTGGGAATACGAGAACCTGCCGTATTGGGACGGCGAAGTCGACGTCTGCATCAACTCGTGGACCCTGTCGAACGGCCTGTGGTTGGGTGCCGATGTCGACGGCCTCGTCGATTGGTTCATCGACCACCAGCTCGAAGACGGAGGGTGGAACTGCGAATGGGTCGAGGGGTCGACGGTCGCGTCCTACCACTCCACACTCAATGCGCTGGTGGCACTCCTCGATTACCAGAGGACCACGGGTGACACAGGACGAGTTGCCGAGGCGCGGGCCAGGGGAGAGGAATACCTGCTGTCGAGGGACCTGTTCCGCAGGCGCAGCACGGGTGAACCCTTCGACGGTCGTGCCCTCGCGCTGTTCCATCCGAGACGGTGGTTCTACGGGATTCTGCCCGCACTCGACTACTTCCGGGAAGCGACGAGCATCGACGGCGCCGAGGCGGACCCGCGCATGACCGAAGCCGTGGAGTCGATCCGCTCCCGCAGGAGTGACGACGGCCGTTGGGACCAGGAACACCGCCTGGCAGGCGAGGTCTGGTTCCACGTCGACGCCCCGGTCGGCGAACCCTCGAGATGGGTGACTCTGCAGGCCCAACGGGTCCTCGACTGGTGGGATGGAACACAGCCGGTCTGA
- a CDS encoding amidohydrolase family protein, with protein sequence MKHATGHDDSESSRASAYLPTTPEGVGRLILRGARLIDGTGGEVVLDSEIEVDGARIVYAGPARRRAEPTDGVPDATVVDLTGKTILPGFIDAHVHLGLAVEDQPAEAARFESERVFRMGVRANQTLMAGVTTVRDLGGIDRGVRDAVEADLIRGPRMHIAVVPLSPTGGHTDFTLPNGRPVPMGLPMDPIIDTDDDVKRMVRLLIRGGADVIKVCTTGGVSSPTDTPDDIGVPEEHVRLIVAETAKRSRQPVAAHAQGTEGIKAAVRGGAASVEHGYGIDDEGIDLMLEHGTFLVPTLSSALRVPDPRDVPAYLYEKKVKWSAIARERVAAALDAGVRTALGTDAGVCPHGQNLREPVHAVELGLSPMEAIVAGTRNAAELLRLDADIGTLRSGRLADIIVVDFDPIADITPLADPDNVKAVLQGGALVKDREAWFPDPPARAQISY encoded by the coding sequence GTGAAGCACGCCACCGGCCATGATGACAGCGAGTCAAGCAGGGCGTCTGCCTACCTTCCCACCACGCCTGAAGGCGTCGGCCGACTCATCCTCCGCGGTGCCAGACTCATCGATGGGACCGGGGGCGAGGTCGTCCTCGATTCCGAGATCGAGGTGGACGGAGCCCGCATCGTCTATGCGGGCCCGGCCCGCCGACGTGCCGAACCCACGGACGGTGTTCCGGACGCCACCGTCGTCGATCTGACGGGCAAGACCATTCTGCCGGGGTTCATCGATGCGCACGTCCACTTGGGGCTGGCCGTCGAAGACCAACCCGCCGAGGCGGCGCGATTCGAGTCCGAGCGCGTGTTCCGGATGGGGGTGCGAGCGAATCAGACCCTGATGGCCGGTGTGACGACGGTCCGCGACCTCGGCGGAATCGACCGTGGAGTCAGAGATGCCGTCGAAGCCGATCTCATCCGCGGACCGCGGATGCACATCGCCGTCGTCCCCCTCTCTCCGACCGGCGGTCATACCGATTTCACTCTGCCCAACGGACGTCCGGTCCCGATGGGTCTGCCGATGGACCCGATCATCGACACCGACGACGACGTCAAGCGCATGGTGAGGCTCCTCATCCGCGGCGGTGCCGACGTCATCAAGGTCTGCACGACCGGCGGAGTGTCGAGTCCCACCGACACCCCGGACGACATCGGCGTCCCCGAGGAGCATGTGCGTCTCATCGTCGCCGAGACTGCGAAGCGCTCGCGCCAGCCGGTCGCCGCCCACGCACAAGGCACCGAGGGGATCAAAGCTGCCGTTCGCGGTGGTGCCGCATCGGTCGAACACGGTTATGGGATCGACGATGAGGGCATCGATCTCATGCTCGAACACGGGACGTTCCTCGTTCCCACGCTCTCCAGCGCGCTGCGTGTGCCCGATCCCAGGGATGTTCCCGCCTATCTCTATGAGAAGAAGGTGAAGTGGTCGGCGATCGCACGCGAACGTGTGGCGGCAGCGCTCGACGCCGGTGTGCGGACGGCTCTCGGCACGGACGCAGGAGTGTGCCCGCACGGTCAGAATCTCCGGGAACCGGTCCATGCAGTCGAACTCGGTCTGAGCCCGATGGAGGCCATCGTGGCCGGCACCCGCAATGCCGCCGAACTCCTCCGCCTCGATGCAGACATCGGCACACTCCGATCGGGCAGACTCGCCGACATCATCGTCGTCGACTTCGATCCCATCGCCGATATCACGCCGCTGGCAGACCCGGACAACGTCAAAGCGGTCCTCCAGGGCGGTGCCCTCGTCAAGGACCGTGAGGCGTGGTTCCCCGACCCGCCGGCGAGGGCTCAGATCTCATACTGA
- a CDS encoding twin-arginine translocase TatA/TatE family subunit translates to MLHNLTGWHALVILAIIILVFGAAKLPALAKSLGQSVRILKDESANTRSGEAAAAPRYEAVTDPIVTDPTPAPASARDDSTAEAGPADQTRPRS, encoded by the coding sequence ATGCTGCACAATCTCACGGGCTGGCACGCCCTCGTCATCCTGGCCATCATCATCCTCGTCTTCGGCGCGGCCAAGCTGCCCGCGCTCGCCAAGAGCCTCGGACAGTCCGTGCGCATCCTCAAGGACGAATCGGCCAACACCCGGTCGGGTGAGGCGGCGGCTGCGCCGCGATACGAAGCGGTGACCGACCCGATCGTCACCGATCCCACCCCTGCGCCCGCCTCGGCGAGGGACGACTCCACCGCCGAGGCCGGCCCAGCCGATCAGACGCGGCCGCGATCATGA
- a CDS encoding M20 family metallopeptidase, producing MTLDFSSEARVLADDLREVRRDLHRNPEVGLDLPETQQRILDALDGLPLEITLGRELSSIVAVLRGELPGPTVLLRGDMDALPVVEATGLEFASTNGNMHACGHDLHVAGLVGAARLLCAHRANLRGTVAFMFQPGEEGLGGAKIMLEEGMYDAIGHKPDAAYAIHVAPGVPGTFVTKPGTIMAGANTLHVTMHGSGGHSSRPEDAVDPVRPVLELGQAIHSMVTGSFSVFDPIVAQVTQLEAGEAVNVIPASAKLGASVRTLSHETTRRFPERATRLAESIAAAHGCTAEVVWTEQYPVTVNDSGEADFAMRALTDRFGADRVVQVPDPLMGSEDFSFVLEQVPGTFVFFFVTPEGIDPETAATNHSPEVQFDDAHLPDQAAALATLAWERTLRS from the coding sequence GTGACACTCGATTTTTCCAGCGAAGCCCGAGTCCTCGCCGACGACCTGCGCGAGGTGCGTCGCGACCTCCATCGGAACCCCGAAGTCGGCCTCGACCTGCCGGAGACCCAACAGCGAATCCTCGACGCGTTGGACGGCCTGCCGCTCGAGATCACCCTCGGTCGAGAGCTGAGCTCGATCGTCGCAGTTCTCCGTGGAGAGCTGCCTGGGCCCACGGTGCTGCTGCGGGGAGACATGGATGCCCTGCCCGTCGTCGAGGCGACCGGTTTGGAATTCGCCTCGACCAACGGGAACATGCACGCCTGTGGACATGATCTCCATGTGGCCGGTCTCGTCGGGGCAGCCCGTCTTCTCTGTGCCCACCGTGCGAACCTCCGCGGCACCGTGGCCTTCATGTTCCAGCCGGGCGAAGAGGGCCTGGGCGGGGCGAAGATCATGCTCGAAGAAGGGATGTACGACGCCATCGGACACAAGCCCGATGCGGCTTACGCGATCCACGTGGCTCCGGGGGTGCCGGGAACGTTCGTGACCAAACCGGGCACGATCATGGCCGGGGCGAATACGCTGCACGTGACGATGCACGGCAGCGGCGGTCACAGCTCTCGGCCGGAAGACGCCGTCGACCCGGTCCGTCCGGTTCTGGAACTCGGACAGGCGATTCACTCGATGGTCACCGGTTCATTCAGCGTCTTCGATCCCATCGTCGCCCAGGTCACGCAGCTGGAAGCAGGCGAGGCCGTCAACGTCATCCCAGCCTCGGCGAAGCTCGGAGCCTCCGTGCGCACACTCTCCCACGAGACGACGCGAAGGTTCCCCGAACGCGCCACACGGCTCGCGGAATCGATCGCTGCCGCTCACGGGTGTACGGCCGAGGTGGTGTGGACGGAGCAGTACCCCGTCACGGTCAACGACAGCGGCGAAGCCGACTTCGCCATGCGAGCTCTGACCGATCGTTTCGGCGCCGACCGAGTGGTGCAGGTGCCGGACCCGCTCATGGGGTCCGAGGACTTCTCCTTCGTGCTCGAACAGGTGCCCGGCACCTTCGTGTTCTTCTTCGTCACGCCTGAAGGCATCGATCCGGAGACGGCTGCGACGAATCATTCGCCGGAAGTCCAGTTCGATGATGCCCATCTCCCGGACCAGGCCGCAGCGCTGGCAACCCTGGCGTGGGAACGGACACTGCGCAGCTGA